Genomic segment of Citrus sinensis cultivar Valencia sweet orange chromosome 7, DVS_A1.0, whole genome shotgun sequence:
CATAGCCATATCCTCCTGGGCTAGTGTATGTGCAGGGGAGCTGTGGTTGTTGACCTTGCACACACCAAGATGAGGAATCCCAATTAGGACCTGTCAACAGGAAAAGCTCCATCTTCAGGTGTGACTCGAATTACGTGCATTCAGCACATATCAAAATGCTAAGGTggattcaaattaaaaaacattatGTGATTAGTTATAGTTTTCATCATATCTTTGGACATTAATTCACATTCAAATCATGAATGAGTTTTCTCCTTGTGCACCAAAAGGAAAGTATCACACAAAATTGGATATGTCaaaaattactcaaaagaAGTACTGAAATGTATAGATTACAAATGACCAGAATTGTGCCACTACCTGGAAAGCCTGTATATGGGTAACCAACAGGATAACAAAGATTGGGAACCTGGGGTTGGTTGCTCGATGAATTTACTCCTGTCATGGCAGGGGCTTGCCAACTACCATTGATTGTTCCCAGGGGAGTAAATGTCTGGAAAGTAGCAGGCATGTTTACTCCAGAAACTTGGTAGCCAGTCCGCGGAGGCAGCCAAAATGGCACAGTTGATTGGGCTAAATGCAGAGGTGGGTGGCCCTGCTGGACCTGATTGCGTACAGGATTTGGTTGTAAATGTGATAATTGTTGGCATCGGTTAGGAACTATGAGGGAGGGTGATTCCACCTGTTGAGGTGTGTACGGCCATTGATGAACTGGTGGATACTGCAGATTCATGGAATTTGCTTTTTCATGTGAACGACTATCagttttgtcattttttccATCAAGAGCCACATTGGGTGTATTTTGCTCTGCATTGCTCTGTTCACAATCAGATTCAACTCTTAAACAGTAGAAACTGGCAACAGTGACATAAATTGGTGTCGCTTATGCATACTATATGCAGATATTCAGCCCCCGTCGGTTAGAGTGAAAGAAAGAtcatatcaataaaatatggAGGTCATTTCAAACTCTATAACATCTTAAATAATGATCCTATGAACCCATCATTGTTTTCTCAAACCAAATTAGCCTACatccattaaataaaaaataagagaaacaTAGATATCGTCTGTGTTTCTGTTTCCCATTTATGCAAGAACCATTATTAGATAAACCATCTAAAAAGCCCACACCATGCAAATGGCCGTACCAAAAAAACAAGATTCATAGACCCTAGCACAGGCGACAACATTAGTTCTATTTCCTGTCAGCCCACTTAAACTCGTTAAAAATGTACAGGATGCAGTGAAAAACagaagttaaaaataaaaaagcagcCACAGAGGCCTTCTAGAGCATTAGAAAGCGATTGACGAGCCTCTTATAACAaatcaataaatgaaaataaaaagcaacaaattaaaaaaaaaatatcctctcaagaaaaggaagaaagaaagagaaaggaTCATACCAAGAGGTCATTCGTTTCAGTTTCTTGATTAGTGGAGCAAGCAATCTTCTGCtccctcttcttcttttccatGGCATTGAACCCTGATTGATTTTTGCTCAAAACCCTTCAGTTTCTGTTGCAGCTTGCTCAAATGTTAAATTGTCtaaggaagaaagaaagagagaatgtCAAAGCAATTAAGAATACGAAGGgtctctcaaaaaaaaaaaaaaaagaaagaatacgAAGGGACTttacagcttttttttttctcctctcaTTCTTCTCCTTGTTTTTGTAGCAGACTTGTTGTACACCAAAACCAActatttcacaaaataatagtaaatggGAATATGGAAGATAGCAATAAAGTGGTCAAGACTCAAGTGAGCATTAATTTTCTGTTGCTCTCGAAGTCGAACAGGTGTTCAAAAATGGCATAGCATTTTTACGTCCCATTTCCTGGCCACAGTTCCAGGTGCACAAATTTCCAGTAGGTTAATATTTTTGGGAAACTGGCAAAGTCACAGGTTTTTTTGAAACAAGCAAAGCGACAAGTTACTAATAAAGCTAGCAGCAATCTTACAGTTACCTACTACTAGCCGTAGCAACATGTCAAATTAACTTTGTCCTTGCCCCGAGCCCAGTGGAAAATGCACCGACTCTACACAACCTCctgttaattttcattttccttcatTGTTTTTCAACGAGAGGAAAATGCTGCCAGACgactaaaatttattggatgTTATGAGTGGTAAGAAGGGGCTGAGGCTTACTGACTGAGGGAGCGCGCTGGACTATAGAGATGTACGTTTGGTGCGTCGAAGACCGCTCCTTTAAATGGTTCTTTGTCTGGTCAAACACCCTTTTTGTTTACTACCCGACAGAAAAATTCAAAGTCCCAATGCGTCCTCTAATTACGTACCTGCACGTGTGCCAACCGTACGGCATATGTCGGCAGCCGAAGCTCCAATGAAACACGAAGACATCAGAGGCACAGTAATTGTGGATTCCGAGTAGAGGTAGGAGGCTGGGCTCACAGGTTACAGGCACTATGCCCAACTCCATTTCAGAATAGTCGCGTTTGAGGCCTCTTTAAAGCAAAGCCCACTGAACTTCTCCATTTTGATGGCAAGCAACCAATCAATGGCGCATCAATCAAGTCCCATAGCAGCCATTTGCCAGCCAATGGGCTCCTGGCCATTATGGGTTAGTGATCTTCCCCACTAATGTTGCCATGTCGggtgaaataaattttttattgtaaatattagtaaattttttttataataatttttataccggtgttaaaaaaaaaaaaaaaactacgtTACCACAGCCATTGGCCATTGGCCATTGCCCATTACCTTATTTTAAcagttatttaaaattttttttttaaaaaaagtagtgAATAAGGTGACAACTACCActcatataataaataaaaccgtTGATATCTAATCTAAACCATGATTCAAGGTAACATAAAAACAATTGAGATTCGGTGccaaactgatttttttttactcaacTTTTAAGGAACTACTTATACTTATCCtcatttattgataaaaaataattctcctttttttcttttcttttttttttcctcattttctcTTGTCTAATAAAATATCCTTTTTATAAgtacttgtttattttctaGACCAAGAACAAAAAGTTTGTGGGCTGCAAACGAATTGACTATCCCACTCCTTTCTAGGTTCCTGCCGCCACTTAAGGAACAGGTTTTCCAGTtgcagaaaataataaaaataaaaatctttcttGAATTTCGTCAAAACCTTTCCCTATAATTTTTCTTCCACTTATGTGAAGTTGAAGATGCAAACCATGAAGGAGAAACAAATTTACAAACACCCAATCCtgccaaaattgaaaaaaaaacattgaatTGTGAAACAACACTCAAAAAttagggatattatcattttctcacCAAAGGTATTCTGAcacatcatgtcagtaccacggtttggtaaaattatcaatttaccacCAAACATTTAAACTGTTAGTATTTTTCCACCATTCCGTTAAAACTCAGTTAATATGTAACGGAAAATTCCTAAAAggtcaattttacccctagaGCATAAAAGACCATATAATtaaccttttatgaattttgtaattaaatcattatttattgttcttccttcttaaaggacaaaaattaccctttatgaattttgtaaaattgccCTTGTGGTATTAGGtaattcataaattgatttaatttatttaatttttaaaaggcaaatttatttatttaattttttgtgtaaaattattatcatcatttcaaagattaaattgcttcttttgcacattcttttttttttttttttttgccctttcaTAAATTGAGTTTTAGTAGTAGAATAAATTGTCTTTAGCtcgtcaatttaataaataaatttgtcctttaaaaattaaataaattaaatcaatttatgaagTACCTAATACCACAAggtcaattttacaaaattcataaagggtaatttttgtcctttaagaaggaagaacaacaaatgatgatttaattacaaaattcataaaaggttaATTACATAGTCTTTTACGCTCCAGGGGTAAAATTGACCTTTAATGAATTTTCTGTTACATATTAACTGAGTTTTAACggaatggtgggaaaatgcTAACAGTTTAAACGTTTGGTGGTAAATTGATAGTTTTACCAAACCatggtactgacatgatgtgTCAGAATACCTTTGgtaggaaaataataatatccccaaaaattatatagattttttttttctttttttttttttctgctcGATGAATCACAATCTAAAAATTTCCACAAACCCATACAAGAAGTGAATGGATTgagaaaaatgacaaaagttTCTTTAACTTACTGAAATCGTAATCAAAAAGCTAATAATTCAAGTCTTTCCTTCGTGTGGTGGCTGGCCTGTGCTGAGATACTTTGTGGCTGTTGCACTTAGAACTTGAATAAACTAatgttgtgtttattttttagaatggGAGTGTGAAGTGTGGATTCCTTCCATTCCAGTGTTTATTTACCATTTTTAAGGGGGTAGTGGAATTCCCACTCCGTGTGTCTCACGtaattttggagtggggagtgggatttCCACTCTCCCCTCTTCCCTTTTTAccctcataattaaaataaataagtaatatttaataaaataaataatatcatatttattaaaaataataattataaacatatttattttattaaatttaataaaataaaaataaataaataaatattatatttatttaaataataatattatattattttataaattaaattcattaaaaataataatattaaacattaattttaataaatattaattatttaattaacaataataaatattttattctaagaaaatattaattttgtactataatatcaataataatgtttcatttgtgttgctattattaataatttttattcacataatttaaattaaaattaattaaaaattatgatttacataattaagaatattaataattattattaatttacaaatataataaaatttttattttattttttaaatatattttttattaattttttaattacaaattataattctttaaataagggtaaaattgtaatttaaaattatttactccTAATCTAAGACaatataaacacataaattggattctggTTTTAATTCTATTCTTCCATTCcaatgtaagtaaacaacttactctcactcccactccacactcctaatcctAAGATTCCTACTTCTCAAGATTCTCGCTCCAATCCATTTCTCCCATTCcaatgtaagtaaacaacatattctcactcccactccacactctcaATCCTAAGATTCCCACTCTTTAAGATTCTTACTCCAATCCATAACGTAAACGCTAACTAATAATATTGCTTTGAGCGCCGATGATTCTTTATGTTCTCCTTTTCCTTCCCTCTTTTAAAGAAATGGAACAGTCGAAGATTGGGATCCGGTGTTGATCTAAGCTTCTGCCATGGCTTCTAAAGACATGGTGGCCCGTGGCATTTGTCATTTTCAgccaatatttattttcattattttttctgcAGTTAGTTACAAGCGACAGCGTTTTTCATACTGAATTCAATATTCCACTATTATTAGGAATCCTTTGTACAGTACACAATTCCTGAAGCTTACAGATCTACTGGCACAACAGATATTCACAAATTTTTACTACTACATATAGATCATACCATAACATAATGAAATCATATTTTCAAGATAAACACATGCATAACCAACCATAGCTGAAAAACGATAGTTCTCCAACAGGCCACGTTGATATAATAAAGATGGATACAATGGAAACAACATACAGCAACATAGCTTTTTCACCCAGAAAAGTAAAAGCAGCAGAATATGAACCAGTGCGACTAGAATCCAACCACTACAACACATAAGCAATGAAAAGAACACAGATCATCTCAGTACTCCTCTCCCTCATCTCCGTCTTCACCCTCACCAGACTCAGCACCAACCTCCTCATAATCCTTCTCCAAAGCAGCAAGATCCTCACGGGCTTCAGAGAACTCACCTTCCTCCATCCCCTCACCAACATACCAGTGGACAAATGCCCTCTTAGCATACATCAGATCAAATTTGTGGTCAATGCGAGAAAACACCTCAGCAACACTGGTTGAGTTCGAGATCATGCACACAGCCCTTTGAACCTTCGCGAGATCACCACCTGGAACAACAGTTGGAGGCTGGTAATTGATACCACACTTGAATCCAGTTGGGCACCAGTCAACAAATTGAATGGTACGCTTGGTCTTGATGGTTGCAACAGCAGCATTCACATCCTTGGGAACTACATCACCTCTGTACATAAGGCAGCAAGCCATGTACTTGCCATGGCGAGGATCACACTTGGCCATCATAGATGAAGGCTCAAATGCGCTGTTGGTGATCTCTGCAACAGATAGCTGCTCATGATAGGCCTTCTCGGCTGAGATTACAGGAGCATAAGATGAAAGCATGAAGTGGATCCTAGGATATGGGACCAGATTTGTCTGGAATTCAGTCACATCCACATTTAAGGCACCATCAAACCTCAATGATGCAGTCAATGATGATATCACCTGCACAACACACAGGAAACACAATAAGTTTGGGAAACAAGAAACTTTAGGCAGCACTAAATTAGTTTCTAATTAGAATAGAATAACAGAAGGTACCTGCGAAACCAAGCGGTTAAGGTTGGTATAGGTGGGGCGCTCAATGTCAAGGGAGCGCCTGCAGATGTCATAGATGGCCTCATTATCAAGGAGAACAGCAACATCAGTATGCTCCAGAAGAGAGTGGGTGGAAAGCACACTGTTGTAAGGCTCAACAACAGAGGTTGAAACCTGAGGAGAAGGATAGACGGTAAATCCAAGCTTGGACTTCTTGCCATAGTCTACAGATAGACGCTCCAGCAGAAGAGAGCCAAGACCTGAACCGGTACCACCACCCACGGCATTGAATACCAAGAACCCTTGCAGACCAGTGCAGTTATCAGCGAGCTTTCGGATTCGATCCAAGCACAGATCCACTATCTCCTTCCCAACTGAAACAAAAGAACGATGCACCATTAATATcaaatgagattaaaaaagCAAAGTCTTAAGGACTAGGTGCAAATAATTACTAGTATAGTGGCCGCGAGCAAAGTTGTTAGCAGCATCTTCCTTGCCGCTAATGAGCTGTTCGGGGTGGAAAAGCTGACGGTATGTCCCAGTCCTAACTTCATCGATGACAGTGGGTTCTAGATCTACAAAAACTGCACGGGGGACATGCTTTCCAGCACCAGTCTCACTGAAGAAAGTGTTGAAAGCATCATCACCTCCGCCAACTGTCTTATCACTTGGCATCTGGCCATCAGGCTGCACATGATACAATAGATCTTAGAAATTTGATAAAACAGAAATccagaagaaaaacaaatcttagttatttagaattttttacaaaaataaaacaatcatCTAATATTTTCTGCAAACACTTTCACGTAATCTAGAACGAAAAAAACGAGCCATTCTTAAATGGGAAACTATCTCGCATCAAATACACAACAATGGTAACAACAAAACAACTGAGATCTGGAGTCAAATGCAAATAATACACATAAAAAACAAAGTATAGATAGGATCTGGAGTCAAATGTATAGATATCCAGATTAAAAGATATTAACCTCCGCATCGACTTCCAAAATACATTGTAAACCGCAGATAGCCCCCTAGATCTGACTAAATGCGAGAAGTAAAGAGATTAAAGATATCTATCATGTGTGACTGAGAATATTGATAAAATGGACTAAGATTCTTGCATCAGCACACAAGATCTGGATCCGAATgcatcaatattaaaattaaaaatccaaaTAAATTAGCAATATACACTGCAAATCGCAGacaaaccctagatctaacgAAATGTCAAAAAGCATACTACATTTCAAAGAAATTTCCATCGAGTTCAAGAAATAGATTACCTGAATGCCATGCTCGAGGCAGTAAAGTTCCCAGCACGCATTACCAACCTGGATACCGGCTTGACCAATGTGAACGCTAATGCACTctctcattttgttaaaaGTGAACTAAATCGGAGAGATGTTTACGGAAAATTCAGAGAAATGAAGATGGCGTTTATTAAGACGCCGATCTCTTTCGATTCAAATGGCTGTGGTGGTTTCTAGTGTTTATCTCCGAGTTATTATATGGAGAAGGATGGTGGGGGTATTTAACTGCGGTTAGTTAACTGTGGTTAGTTAGACACAGCTGTTATCGACGAATTTTTAAAATCGCATTCGAATTTTAACCGTCCGTCTATCCGATTTTCACGAGGTcgtttcaaaatttgaatttcctGGTGGGGCGCATTTGTCATCCATGTGACGTCgtatcaaaaaattataatattatcgtATAATTATGAGAGTTGTACTATAATCGCCCCTCCAATCGCTCATAAAACTCTCTAAaagtatcttttttttttaaatacactctttattttgaaaataggcTCTCctatttttctaactttttttaaacttaaagtagcattatattattttcttttcggtcataattttgttgttatcctatgtataaattaaaaatgtctATAGTTATAGATTTCTAAATGTCAACCACTAAGTTAAATtacacatattttaaattataatttaaaaataatattagatataaaatttcttagtcgataacaaataagaaaagaaaaataaactattctaaaaattttgtaattttatttttattagatgGAAGTGACTGatagcaaaaagaaaaaaaaatggatcgATTATGGGTTTCAATAGCTTAACTCTAATATATAGGaagcatattaattttttttaatgctattgatttttttttttacttcttctGATGGCTTTTCTTCGCATggttgcattattattattattcaagtactatttattattcattgttGAATTCTTAATTGGTAGAGTTAGGTTAGTTGTCGGTGATGATATAATTGTAGtatgaacttttattttgttaaatgcTAATTAATGctacttttattattgttattattttcattttgtttttattttttagaacttaataaattatgagaaggtttacaaaaatatatcattgtagatgaaatttgattttattttgattaaaattataataataaaaagaaaaatgtataaataaattgaaataaattatttttaacaaatttctACTAAACACACTTTCACAGTTTCTATATCTTCAAATAAACAACTAAacacatttttaattatttttcacattttttttaaaataaccaaactcgtttttggtgtttttattttcatatatggTTTTCATTACAAAGTGccaaatagttttttatttaaaaaaaaatcacatcaaAAGCATCATTTACCTtgccaaataattttatttgtaaaaaaatcaCTTAAAAAACATCATTTACCTtgccaataatttttatttttaaaaaatcacatcAAAAACATCATTTACCttgccaaataatttttattttttaaaaaatcacatcAAAAACATCATTTACCttgccaaataatttttattttttaaaaaatcacatcAAAACCTTCTAAAACGCGCCTGGAATTTTCgtttattcaattattattaagattttttattttaaatgataaaatgatgATTTCTATTAGTAATGCAAGTGCATTATCGTATTTTCTAAGTCAATGTCagtcaacaattaatttaataatttttttagggtaAATTGAAGATTATCATGGGTAAAATAAAGTTTAgtgatttttcttctttattttattaacttacGCACTCATTGAAGTTTGAACCTAAAATATAAGTCTTCGGAAGGCCCTTTTTTATCATTAGAATTAAACCTGAACTTTATATGAGAATGTGATTTGTCATCACTCTTATATAtgtgtatgtgtatatattatgTTAGAACcccaaattatttattttgtataaactaaaatgatataataatattgattttatctaaattccaaatagttcatattattttttgcagttttattttaagataGCTATATTAATGTCACacagatttttataaaataattagtgaGTGCGACATTATTCTTCTTAAGTATTAACCTTAACTTCTCTCTCATGCATCAAAGTTGTTACCGATTGCAATAAACTATCATACATGACAATGTTTCCTAATGACTTTGCAATTGGATCTTATTAGCCcaagaaaaggaagaagaagaagaatagtCAAGGTACaaatctattaattatatttttatcttagtcTACTTATTCAGAAATATAGCTAATAAAAATGGCAAGTAAATTTATGTCAACCATTAACAAGGTGATTTGGCAATTTGTCATGGAACATGATTTTGGGTAGATTTAGATGCTTGATCTTTATCTTTTTGGGTCTATTGATATCCCCTCTTTATGAGTTTGTGTAGTGAGACATTTATTTAAGCTATGCCAAACTCATTCCTTAGCTTTTA
This window contains:
- the LOC102609137 gene encoding tubulin alpha-1 chain; the encoded protein is MRECISVHIGQAGIQVGNACWELYCLEHGIQPDGQMPSDKTVGGGDDAFNTFFSETGAGKHVPRAVFVDLEPTVIDEVRTGTYRQLFHPEQLISGKEDAANNFARGHYTIGKEIVDLCLDRIRKLADNCTGLQGFLVFNAVGGGTGSGLGSLLLERLSVDYGKKSKLGFTVYPSPQVSTSVVEPYNSVLSTHSLLEHTDVAVLLDNEAIYDICRRSLDIERPTYTNLNRLVSQVISSLTASLRFDGALNVDVTEFQTNLVPYPRIHFMLSSYAPVISAEKAYHEQLSVAEITNSAFEPSSMMAKCDPRHGKYMACCLMYRGDVVPKDVNAAVATIKTKRTIQFVDWCPTGFKCGINYQPPTVVPGGDLAKVQRAVCMISNSTSVAEVFSRIDHKFDLMYAKRAFVHWYVGEGMEEGEFSEAREDLAALEKDYEEVGAESGEGEDGDEGEEY